In Zingiber officinale cultivar Zhangliang chromosome 3A, Zo_v1.1, whole genome shotgun sequence, the DNA window CAATGAAGATAAAGAAGATGAGTCCTCACCAAGGAAGCACAAACTGATGCAAATGAGGAAGTGCGATGCAATAAACATGGCAAACAAGAATGTTGGAGCTATCATGATAGAGAGAGACGAAGAAGATTTAGTTTTTGCAGGGAAAAGTTCACCCAGAGAATTTGAGTTTGAGATGGCTGAGAGCAAACCTAATGTATCAGGAGAATCAGAGCCGTTTGCAGCAAAGGTAATGGATGAACAACAAGAAGAGGCAGCACCACAAGGTGTACTTGAAGAGACAAATTCTCAGTTGCCGATAAACCAAGAGCAGACTGAACAATTTTTAGACGAATGTAACCACAAAAATGTTGAAGAGATATTGCTTGTTGAATCTGAGCCTGAGATAAACCGTCGCCAAACTGATCAGATTTTGGAGGAATGGACTGATCAGATTTTGGAAGAGTTGGAGCTTTCCTCGGTCAATGAACAAAAGGAGTCATCTGAGTCTCAGATCCAGATGACCGAGTCCAATTCAGAAATGTTGACAGAATCAGAGTCTTTATCACTGAATGAAGATGGAGGGGAAGAGGTCAAACCATCATCAACTGAACTTCAAGAAGAGACAACATCTGAGGTGGAGATGAGCCAACCACAAAATGAGCAACATTCAAATGATGCAAAGCTAGAaaaagaagaaattgaagaaAAAAACATTGCTACTTGCATTGAAGGGAGGAAGAAGATCACAGAAAATATGATGGCAGAAAAGCTCATGACAATTAGAGAGAAGGCAGTGATATTAGAGAAATTCCTAATGGATATTCCTGAAAGATTGCTACTTGCATTGCTGGTGATGGCACTGACACTagtgcttctttctttctttcttgaaaAGTGATGGCTCCCAGTAAAGCCCTCTCACCAGCCCTCCCTATTGGTTCTATCAGGTCCTTTTGTCCCTCTAATAAGAATTTACAGAAAATATAGCTGTAATTTTTTGGTTCTAAAATTACTTCTTGGCATAGTTTTGCCCTGTTATTTGCATCAGAATCACGTAATGTCTCTGTTTACAGCCAAGAAATTATTCCAAGGTACCAATTTGTGTCTGAAgcttttggattttttttgttaTGAGTTAACAAAAACCCCAAAGAATTAATGGTGAAGATACAGTGTCGATGATAACTTTGTGTTAAAgagatgaggaagaaggagaagaaaaacactcTGTTTGATGAGGTATAAAAATTGgttggaaattttttttctatgttTGTGGTAGAGaggaaaatatttttcttatgagAAATCTAATCTGCTGGATCCACCTAGTTTGCCTATTGACTTGGCTTGACCATTCGCTTGGACTATTATGTAGGATGATTATAAATGATTCATGGACAAGTTTGATGTTCAACTTGACAAGAGTTTGTTTAGATTCGTTCAATACATACAATATCAAGTAATTGAATAAGCTTGAATaattcgttaaactaaacaaataagtttaaacaTATACATGTTCATAAGGTTGTATATGAATCGAACATTCATGAACAAACTTGATGTTCGACTTTATAAGAgcctatttatattcattttatatatacaagattaattaaatgaataagtctGAACAATTCATTAAACTAAACGAATAAATTTGAACGTATATATGTTCTTGAATAATATTTGTGAATAAATGTTCATGAACCGTATTTTTGaatcatgttcattaataaaaaattttatcgaATATTATCAAAG includes these proteins:
- the LOC122051120 gene encoding uncharacterized protein LOC122051120, whose amino-acid sequence is MEQIVASLASLVRPPPPPPPSSREQIVMEKPREEKERELGEVRRKPLERTVEVKGGGWILILGGLLVASAAASIVARRAQSKRSANEKGEGLDGDEIQGKGDIDRSISVQEDDSVKPKESFLDDEELPICSKPVMNHLSDIFLRQRDLALHNEIGEKDISSTDQCGNYEPQEQVQQILENSQSVLVDDTKEEDDEEEPILVDYHMDVVRNQRVSVLEKTEFVYVGKVGKVEVMSVLKSELEMSQQQFEELLDAHEIALIHGEKDDQEDSEHGMNHHRQTELVVQRLIPALGNEDKEDESSPRKHKLMQMRKCDAINMANKNVGAIMIERDEEDLVFAGKSSPREFEFEMAESKPNVSGESEPFAAKVMDEQQEEAAPQGVLEETNSQLPINQEQTEQFLDECNHKNVEEILLVESEPEINRRQTDQILEEWTDQILEELELSSVNEQKESSESQIQMTESNSEMLTESESLSLNEDGGEEVKPSSTELQEETTSEVEMSQPQNEQHSNDAKLEKEEIEEKNIATCIEGRKKITENMMAEKLMTIREKAVILEKFLMDIPERLLLALLVMALTLVLLSFFLEK